The genomic stretch GCTTGTTGCTCCTGGCCCAGTCGGAACGGCCGGTGGCCGAACGCTCCTATGTCGACCTGGCGGACATCGTCGACCACGTCGCGGTGTCCGACACGGTCAAGGTGCTCACCGAACCGCAGGAGGCGACGGTGGCCGGGAACCCCGTGCTGCTGGAGCGTCTCGTGCAGAACCTGGTCGAGAACGGCGTACGGCACAACGTCGCGGCCGATGGCTGGGTGCGGGTGCGCACCGGCATACGCCTCGACGGCTGGGTGGTGCTCGAGGTCAGCAACTCGGGCCCGGTGATCCCGCGGTACGAGGTGCCCGGCCTGTTCGAGCCGTTCCACCGGTACGCCGCCGAACGGCTGCACTCCCCCGGCGCCGGTCTCGGGCTCTCGATCGTGCGGGCGGTTGCCCGGGCTCACGGCGGCGACGTGCGAGCCGACGCCCGCGACGAGGGCGGCCTGGTGGTGACTGTCACCCTGCCGCGCGCGTTATGAGACGGGGGCTGTGTTCCGGCCGTCGCGGCTGTCGGCCAGGGACGTTGCCGCGGCCCGGCGGGCCAGGCCGATCACGCCCACGGTCATGACCACGGCCGCGAAGGCGACCACGAACAGACCCGGAACGCCGAAGCGGAAGCCCTCGTCGAAGACGACCACGCCGGCCGTCGCGGCGACGATCGGGTTGGCCACGCTGACGGTGGCCAGCGGAGCGGCCATGCCGGCCCGCCCGTAGGAGAGCTGTCCCAGCAGGTAGCCGCCCGTGGCGAAGACCAGCACAGCGACGGCCGTGAACGGGGAGACGGCCTCGACACCCCCGCCGGTGAACGCGGCCAGCACCGCTTTCGACAGCACTGAGGAGATGCCGAACGCCGTGCCCGCCGCGGCCGCCAGCAGCACCGAGCGCAACCGCGGCCCGGCCGGCCGGGCCGCCGCCGTCAGCACGGCCACCACCGCGAGGGTGACCACCGTGAGATGACGTTCGGCGGGCCCGGCCAGCGCGGCCGGAGTGGACGACTCGACCGACAGCGACAGGATCAGGGCGAGGCCGACAACGGTCAGGATCGCGTCGATCCAGGAGGCACGGCCGATGCGGCTGCGATACCGCACGGCGGCGATGGGCAGCGCGAACAGCAGCGTCAGCGTGCCCAGGGCCTGCACCACCGCGACCGTGCCGAAGTTGAGCGCGACGACGTGGAGTGCGACGCCGCCGCCGGTGAGCAGCAGCGCGACGGCCCACCGGGCCAGGCCTCGCTGACCGTTCTCGGCCAGGCGCTCCTGGGCGACCGCCGCGGCCGCATAACTCGCCGCGGAGAGCACCGAGAACGCGACCGCCCAGCCCAGCGATCCCATTTGCACCCCCTCAACTGAGTCTGCCAGACCCGGACCAGGGCTCAGCCCGTGTCCTGGCTCACCCCGGCCGCCGCGGCCCGCCGCCGCTGGATGTCGGCCAGCCGGGCGGCGTGACGGTCGATCAGGCCGTGCGCACGCCGCCGGGCGAACTCGCGCCGGTCGGCCTCGCGCTCCCGGCGGCGACGGGTGGATTCCTCGACGGCGGCGTGCAGCCGCACCTGCCAGTTCACCGGCTCGAAGCCGGCATCTCTCGACGACATGGCGGCATTCTTCCGCGCCGGTACGACAAAACCCTCTCGCCCGCTGGGGTGCGCAGGCCTGAGCGTTCGGGTTCGGGCGGAGCGCGGGGCCGGGAACGTCCCCGGGCGTGCTGAGCGGCGGCGACACGCTGCCCGGGCGGCCGCTTGGTGATCATCGACCGGCCTGGGCCGCCACCGCGCCGTCCTGGCTCGACCGGGTGCTGCTGGCGCTCAACGTCATCGTGCACGGCGGCAACCCCGAACGGGTGATCGCGGACCTCGACCTGCGGAACGTGGCCGGCGTGGCAGCCCGGTTCGCCGGGTTCCTCCGCGACTTCTCCCGGCTCCCGCCACCGCCCGGCCTGCCGTCGGTGCGCGCGCTCCAGCGGTGCCAGGCCGACGAGGTGCGGCCCTGGCCGCGGCGCCACCTGTGACGGAAAACCGCACGTGACGGCCCTGGGCCGCCGGCCTGAACCGCGGCGGGGCCGCCTGCGTATCTCAGCCCGGTGCGGCCGGGGCGAGCACCTGATGGGAGGTCGAGCACACTGCCCCGAGGCTCGCAGGTCAGGGCACTAGGCTGGGTGGCCGGGCTTCGGCGTGGCGGCCCGGACTGGCCAAAACCTCAAATCACGGATCGGAACAAGATGAGCGACCAGGCCAAGATGCGAGTCCTTCTGTTGGAGAGCATCCATCCCGACGCGGTGTCCCGGCTCGAGGCCGCCGGCTACGAGGTCGAGTCCGTTCGCAACGCCCTCGACGAGTCCGAGCTGATCGCGCGCATCCCCGGCGTCCACCTC from Paractinoplanes brasiliensis encodes the following:
- a CDS encoding DMT family transporter; amino-acid sequence: MGSLGWAVAFSVLSAASYAAAAVAQERLAENGQRGLARWAVALLLTGGGVALHVVALNFGTVAVVQALGTLTLLFALPIAAVRYRSRIGRASWIDAILTVVGLALILSLSVESSTPAALAGPAERHLTVVTLAVVAVLTAAARPAGPRLRSVLLAAAAGTAFGISSVLSKAVLAAFTGGGVEAVSPFTAVAVLVFATGGYLLGQLSYGRAGMAAPLATVSVANPIVAATAGVVVFDEGFRFGVPGLFVVAFAAVVMTVGVIGLARRAAATSLADSRDGRNTAPVS